Proteins encoded within one genomic window of Guyparkeria hydrothermalis:
- the thrC gene encoding threonine synthase, protein MTHQSRYTGLLDRYRDRLPLSDDTRLISLGEGATPLIRLHNLPKVLGRSVDIYVKFEGLNPTGSFKDRGMTMAVTKAVEEGSKAIICASTGNTSAAAAAYAARAGITAFVIIPDGKIAMGKLAQAMMYGATILQIRGNFDDGMRLVKEVAEEAPVTIVNSVNPYRLQGQKTAAFEIIEELGRAPDYHCLPVGNAGNITAHWIGYCEFSAASGDEVTESCAYCNGKCPFAGGGSGGNRPKMVGYQASGSAPFMRGEMVDDPDTVATAIRIGHPQSWDRAWKVMDESGGWFAEVSDAEILAAQRMLTQHEGIFCEPASAASLAGLINDLEAGKIQDGSSIVLTLTGNGLKDPDTAIGQCTGDMPGVDKATMVTIDADLDSVRNAILGFMG, encoded by the coding sequence ATGACGCATCAAAGCCGCTACACCGGTCTGCTCGACCGGTATCGTGACCGTCTGCCGCTGTCCGACGACACCCGCCTGATCAGCCTGGGCGAGGGTGCCACGCCGCTCATCCGGCTGCACAACCTGCCCAAGGTGCTGGGCCGCTCGGTGGACATCTACGTCAAGTTCGAGGGCCTCAACCCGACCGGTTCGTTCAAGGATCGCGGCATGACCATGGCGGTGACCAAGGCCGTCGAGGAGGGCTCCAAGGCGATCATCTGCGCCTCGACCGGCAACACCTCGGCGGCGGCCGCGGCCTACGCTGCGCGTGCCGGCATCACCGCCTTTGTCATCATCCCGGACGGCAAGATCGCCATGGGTAAGCTGGCCCAGGCGATGATGTACGGCGCGACCATCCTGCAGATCCGGGGCAACTTCGACGACGGCATGCGTCTGGTCAAGGAAGTCGCCGAAGAGGCGCCGGTGACCATCGTCAACTCGGTCAACCCGTACCGCCTGCAGGGGCAGAAGACCGCCGCCTTCGAGATCATCGAGGAACTGGGTCGCGCGCCGGACTACCACTGCCTGCCGGTCGGCAATGCCGGCAACATCACCGCGCACTGGATCGGCTACTGCGAGTTCTCGGCCGCCTCGGGCGACGAGGTCACCGAGTCCTGCGCCTACTGCAACGGCAAGTGCCCGTTCGCCGGCGGCGGTTCGGGCGGCAACCGACCCAAGATGGTCGGCTACCAGGCCAGCGGTTCGGCGCCGTTCATGCGCGGCGAGATGGTCGACGATCCGGACACCGTCGCCACCGCTATCCGCATCGGTCATCCGCAGAGCTGGGACCGCGCCTGGAAGGTGATGGACGAGTCCGGTGGCTGGTTCGCCGAGGTCTCGGACGCCGAGATCCTGGCCGCCCAGCGCATGCTGACCCAGCACGAGGGCATCTTCTGCGAGCCGGCCTCCGCCGCCTCGCTGGCCGGCCTGATCAACGACCTCGAGGCCGGCAAGATCCAGGACGGCTCGAGCATCGTCCTGACTCTGACCGGCAACGGCCTGAAGGACCCGGATACCGCCATCGGCCAGTGCACCGGCGACATGCCGGGCGTCGACAAGGCCACCATGGTCACCATCGACGCCGATCTCGACTCGGTGCGCAACGCGATCCTCGGTTTCATGGGCTGA
- a CDS encoding hypoxanthine-guanine phosphoribosyltransferase: MQDPVSWRQRSEDLEGLLARCDCLITPDEMQAAYARLADAINARLAGRLPVVLSLMNGGLVSAGQILPMLDFPLELSYLHATRYRGATSGGALKWLAQPDIELAGREVLLVDDILDEGHTLAAVREWCLDAGADRVWIAVATDKQHDRKVAGLKADFIGVPVPDRYIFGEGMDYHGYFRNLPGIHALPDGA, encoded by the coding sequence ATGCAAGATCCGGTTTCCTGGCGGCAGCGTTCCGAGGACCTCGAGGGGCTGCTCGCCCGCTGCGACTGTCTGATCACCCCCGATGAGATGCAGGCGGCGTACGCCCGGCTGGCGGATGCCATCAACGCTCGCCTTGCCGGGCGCCTGCCCGTGGTGCTGTCCCTGATGAACGGCGGGCTGGTCAGTGCCGGCCAGATCCTGCCGATGCTGGACTTTCCGCTGGAGCTCTCCTACCTGCATGCCACCCGCTATCGGGGTGCGACCAGCGGCGGGGCGCTCAAGTGGCTGGCACAGCCGGACATCGAGCTGGCCGGTCGCGAGGTGCTCCTGGTCGACGACATCCTCGACGAGGGCCACACGTTGGCCGCGGTGCGTGAGTGGTGCCTGGATGCGGGTGCCGATCGGGTCTGGATCGCCGTGGCGACCGACAAGCAGCATGACCGCAAGGTGGCGGGCCTGAAGGCGGATTTCATCGGTGTGCCGGTGCCGGACCGTTACATCTTCGGCGAGGGCATGGATTACCATGGTTACTTTCGGAATCTGCCCGGTATTCACGCGCTGCCCGATGGCGCGTGA
- a CDS encoding F0F1 ATP synthase subunit gamma yields MTAGMLALRHQIESARDLQSVVQTMKALSASSIGQFEESVRALEDYHRTVTLGLAAALRGKAGEAVPAPAGNRGERVRVAIVFGSDQGLAGQFNERIAAVAGRRLGGEGDTLHLWAVGERVEARLLDLGLAVQGRFDVPAGVHGVGELVGRLLLANEDQLGDTEATELHLFHNRPGGDAPFEPTHRRLLPLDRDWLVSLRDQPWPTNNLPEVMGEGGDTLRALLREYLFVTLFRACAESLASENAARLAAMQRADRNIEDMLERLETRFHHQRQSGIDAELFDLIASFEALG; encoded by the coding sequence GTGACCGCAGGCATGCTGGCATTGCGTCACCAGATAGAGAGCGCACGTGACCTGCAATCGGTCGTGCAGACAATGAAGGCGCTCTCGGCATCGAGTATCGGCCAGTTCGAGGAGTCGGTGCGTGCCCTGGAGGACTACCACCGGACGGTCACCCTGGGGCTGGCGGCCGCGTTGAGGGGCAAGGCTGGCGAGGCGGTTCCGGCACCGGCGGGCAATCGAGGCGAAAGGGTGCGGGTGGCTATCGTGTTCGGGTCCGATCAGGGGCTGGCCGGCCAGTTCAACGAGCGGATCGCGGCCGTCGCCGGGCGTCGCCTCGGAGGAGAGGGCGACACATTGCATCTGTGGGCGGTCGGCGAACGTGTGGAGGCGCGGTTACTGGATCTTGGCCTGGCGGTGCAGGGGCGCTTCGACGTGCCCGCTGGCGTCCACGGGGTCGGCGAGTTGGTTGGCCGCCTGTTGCTGGCAAACGAGGATCAGCTGGGTGATACCGAGGCAACCGAACTGCACTTGTTCCACAATCGGCCGGGCGGCGATGCCCCGTTCGAGCCGACTCACCGGCGACTGTTGCCGCTGGATCGTGACTGGCTCGTCTCACTCAGGGATCAGCCATGGCCGACGAACAACCTGCCCGAGGTGATGGGGGAGGGGGGAGACACCCTGCGGGCCCTGCTGCGCGAGTATCTGTTTGTGACGCTGTTCCGGGCCTGTGCCGAGTCGCTGGCGAGCGAAAACGCGGCTCGCCTGGCGGCCATGCAACGGGCCGATCGCAATATCGAGGACATGCTCGAACGGCTCGAAACGCGCTTTCATCACCAGCGGCAGAGCGGTATCGACGCGGAGCTGTTCGATCTGATCGCGAGCTTCGAGGCCCTCGGCTAG
- a CDS encoding F0F1 ATP synthase subunit C, producing MDSMTIIAVVSIVTAGLTLGIGVLGPSLGEGRAVATALTSLAQQPDAAPTITRTLFVGLAMIESTAIYCFVVAMILLFANPFWNHFLAATGG from the coding sequence ATGGACAGCATGACCATTATCGCGGTGGTCTCCATCGTCACCGCCGGCCTGACGCTGGGAATCGGCGTACTGGGGCCGTCGCTGGGCGAGGGGCGTGCAGTTGCCACCGCCCTGACCTCGTTGGCACAGCAACCGGATGCCGCCCCCACTATCACGCGGACGCTGTTCGTCGGCCTGGCGATGATCGAGTCGACCGCCATCTATTGCTTCGTGGTCGCGATGATCCTTTTGTTCGCCAATCCGTTCTGGAACCACTTTCTCGCCGCGACGGGTGGCTGA
- the atpD gene encoding F0F1 ATP synthase subunit beta: MDEPNRGVVVSVRGSVVEVRFEGRLPPVYSLLRAGDEGEIVIEVLMQSGDARVRGVALTPIQGLARGSTVTDTGGPLKAPVGRPVLSRMLDVFGNVIDRGPPLTGVDWRSVHRAPPPLERRSTRAEIFETGIKVIDVLMPMERGGKAGLFGGAGVGKTVLLTEMIHNMIGHQEGVSIFCGVGERCREGEELYREMKEAGVLDDMVMIFGQMNESPGSRFRVGHAALTLAEYFRDDERRDVLLLMDNIFRFIQAGSEVSALMGQMPSRLGYQPTMGSELAGLEERIANTDAGAITSIQAVYVPADDFTDPAAVHTFSHLSASIVLSRKRAGEGLYPAIDPQQSRSKMATPSVIGERHYRLAREVRQTLAQYEQLKDIIAMLGLEQLSASDRGVVDRARRLERFLTQPFFTTEAFTGLPGKLVSLEQALDGCERILADEFKDLPESALYMIGPVDEAYDKAENESDESARPAGSPAAVG; encoded by the coding sequence ATGGACGAGCCGAATCGTGGCGTGGTGGTGTCCGTGCGCGGCAGTGTTGTCGAGGTGCGCTTCGAGGGCCGCCTGCCGCCGGTGTACAGCTTGCTGCGCGCCGGAGACGAGGGCGAGATCGTGATCGAGGTCCTGATGCAGAGCGGCGATGCCCGCGTGCGCGGTGTGGCCCTCACGCCCATACAGGGGCTGGCGCGCGGATCGACGGTCACCGATACCGGTGGGCCGCTGAAGGCGCCGGTGGGACGGCCGGTACTGTCGCGCATGCTGGATGTCTTCGGCAACGTCATCGACCGCGGTCCGCCACTGACAGGCGTGGACTGGCGTTCGGTGCACCGTGCGCCACCGCCTCTGGAGCGGCGTTCCACGCGGGCCGAAATCTTCGAGACTGGCATCAAGGTCATCGACGTGCTGATGCCGATGGAGCGCGGCGGCAAGGCCGGCCTGTTCGGCGGGGCGGGCGTGGGCAAGACGGTGCTCCTGACCGAGATGATCCACAACATGATCGGCCACCAGGAAGGCGTGAGCATCTTCTGCGGTGTTGGCGAGCGCTGCCGCGAGGGCGAGGAGCTCTATCGTGAGATGAAGGAGGCCGGCGTGCTCGACGACATGGTGATGATCTTCGGCCAGATGAATGAATCGCCCGGTAGCCGTTTCCGCGTTGGCCACGCGGCCCTGACCCTGGCGGAGTACTTCCGCGACGACGAGCGCCGCGACGTGCTGCTGTTGATGGACAACATCTTCCGCTTCATCCAGGCCGGCTCGGAGGTCTCCGCATTGATGGGGCAGATGCCGTCTCGGCTCGGTTACCAGCCGACCATGGGCTCGGAACTGGCCGGCCTGGAAGAGCGCATTGCCAACACCGACGCCGGCGCGATCACTTCGATCCAAGCGGTGTACGTCCCGGCGGACGACTTCACCGACCCGGCCGCCGTACACACCTTCTCGCATCTGTCGGCCTCAATCGTGCTGTCGAGAAAGCGTGCCGGCGAGGGGCTCTACCCGGCGATCGATCCGCAGCAGTCCCGCTCGAAGATGGCCACGCCCAGCGTGATCGGCGAGCGCCATTACCGGCTTGCCCGCGAGGTGCGCCAGACCTTGGCGCAGTACGAGCAACTCAAGGACATCATCGCGATGCTCGGGCTCGAACAACTTTCGGCCAGCGATCGCGGCGTGGTGGACCGGGCAAGGCGTCTGGAGCGATTTCTTACTCAGCCGTTCTTCACCACCGAGGCCTTCACCGGCCTGCCGGGCAAGCTGGTATCGCTTGAGCAGGCTCTGGACGGCTGCGAGCGCATCCTCGCCGACGAATTCAAGGACCTGCCGGAAAGCGCCCTGTACATGATCGGCCCGGTCGACGAGGCCTACGACAAGGCCGAGAACGAGTCGGACGAGTCCGCCCGCCCCGCCGGCTCGCCGGCCGCTGTGGGGTGA
- a CDS encoding F0F1 ATP synthase subunit delta, whose protein sequence is MLVDWYTVAAQVINFAVLVWLLKRFLYRPILEAIDAREKRISNSLAEADATRAEAERERETFEERNADFERQRDRRLKEVAEEAREEHHRLMEAARRSAEQLRERQIESLKREQERLGDELMREAREQVLAITRRALRDLAHRDLEEAMTSVFLERLTSLDEGERQRLTEQLAGEADAVRLRTAFPLSDEQRQRLQKSLSDILVLKASVRFEVAPEIIGGIELATDGEKLGWSIDEYLRALRHHLAERLDGEVGERSDGDRPATEAPSP, encoded by the coding sequence ATGCTGGTCGACTGGTACACCGTCGCCGCCCAGGTGATCAACTTTGCGGTCCTGGTATGGCTGCTCAAGCGCTTCCTGTATCGCCCGATCCTGGAGGCGATCGACGCCCGCGAGAAGCGCATCAGTAATTCACTTGCCGAGGCGGATGCAACGCGAGCCGAGGCCGAACGCGAACGCGAGACTTTCGAGGAACGCAATGCCGACTTTGAAAGGCAGCGCGACCGGCGGCTTAAAGAGGTGGCCGAGGAAGCGCGCGAGGAGCATCACCGCCTGATGGAAGCGGCGCGGCGCTCTGCCGAACAGCTTCGCGAGCGTCAGATCGAGTCGTTAAAACGGGAGCAGGAGCGTCTGGGGGACGAACTGATGCGCGAGGCCCGCGAACAGGTCCTGGCCATCACTCGGCGGGCCCTGCGTGATCTTGCCCATCGTGACCTCGAGGAGGCAATGACGTCGGTGTTCCTCGAGCGGCTGACGTCGTTGGACGAGGGCGAGCGGCAGCGTCTGACCGAGCAACTGGCGGGAGAGGCTGACGCGGTCCGGTTGCGCACGGCTTTCCCGCTGTCCGACGAGCAGCGGCAACGTCTCCAGAAGTCCCTTTCAGACATCCTGGTCCTGAAGGCCTCGGTGCGTTTCGAGGTCGCCCCCGAGATCATCGGCGGCATCGAACTGGCCACCGACGGTGAGAAGTTGGGGTGGAGCATCGACGAGTATCTCCGGGCCCTGCGTCACCATCTGGCCGAACGGCTCGACGGGGAGGTCGGGGAAAGGAGCGACGGCGACCGCCCGGCCACGGAGGCCCCGTCGCCATGA
- a CDS encoding AtpZ/AtpI family protein: MTEGRDEREVDRNDGNDFSRAVGAKAARKLAAQRDTTHGVWFGLGMMGLVGWSVAVPTLLGALAGLWLDGHYPAPFSWTLALIVAGLMLGCLNAWRWVSRERQAIDSIGEDADE, encoded by the coding sequence ATGACTGAGGGGCGCGATGAGAGAGAGGTCGACCGTAACGACGGCAACGACTTCAGCCGTGCCGTGGGTGCCAAGGCAGCGCGCAAGCTGGCTGCCCAGCGCGACACCACTCACGGTGTCTGGTTCGGCCTGGGCATGATGGGGCTGGTCGGCTGGTCCGTGGCGGTGCCGACCCTGCTGGGTGCACTTGCCGGATTGTGGCTCGACGGGCACTACCCCGCACCATTTTCCTGGACGCTGGCACTGATTGTGGCCGGCCTGATGCTCGGTTGCCTCAACGCCTGGCGCTGGGTCAGTCGCGAACGTCAGGCAATCGACTCGATCGGGGAGGATGCGGATGAATGA
- a CDS encoding S-methyl-5'-thioinosine phosphorylase — MHLAIIGGTGLSQIEGIEDVRHQMVSTPFGEPSGPVTIGRLQGCDVVFLPRHGYNHRIPPHQINYRANIWALRELNVSRILAVAAVGGIHPDMGPGSLVVPDQLIDYTWGRPSTYYEGDLESVTHVDFTYPYDESLRQAFLAAGKALHIPMADGGTYGATQGPRLETAAEIRRLERDGCDVVGMTGMPEAVLAREAEIEYASLNVVANWAAGVHDGDIVSMAEIEKTLSNSMRGVRKVLKQILSGEDCMLCRVAAG; from the coding sequence GTGCATCTGGCAATCATCGGCGGGACTGGACTGTCCCAGATCGAAGGCATCGAAGACGTGCGCCACCAGATGGTTTCGACGCCGTTCGGCGAGCCCTCCGGGCCCGTGACCATCGGCCGGCTGCAGGGGTGCGATGTGGTGTTTCTGCCTCGTCACGGCTACAACCACCGCATCCCTCCGCACCAGATCAACTACCGCGCCAATATCTGGGCGCTCCGCGAGCTCAACGTCAGCCGCATCCTCGCCGTGGCAGCCGTCGGTGGTATTCACCCCGACATGGGGCCGGGATCGCTGGTCGTGCCCGACCAGCTGATCGACTACACCTGGGGGCGGCCGTCGACCTACTACGAGGGCGATCTCGAATCGGTGACCCACGTGGACTTCACCTACCCCTACGACGAGTCGCTGCGCCAGGCGTTTCTTGCCGCCGGGAAGGCGCTCCACATCCCGATGGCCGATGGTGGCACCTACGGGGCCACGCAGGGACCACGGCTCGAGACCGCCGCTGAGATTCGCCGTCTGGAACGCGACGGTTGCGACGTGGTGGGCATGACGGGCATGCCCGAGGCGGTGCTGGCCCGCGAGGCCGAGATCGAATACGCCAGCCTCAACGTGGTGGCCAACTGGGCCGCCGGCGTTCACGATGGCGATATCGTCTCGATGGCGGAAATCGAGAAGACCCTGTCGAACTCGATGCGCGGGGTACGCAAGGTGCTCAAGCAGATCCTCAGCGGCGAGGACTGCATGCTCTGCCGCGTCGCGGCCGGCTGA
- a CDS encoding F0F1 ATP synthase subunit A, with protein MQLSPDEIVLWQAGWLKLNATILFTWAVMLLLVLGSWLITSRLSSGEARSRWQNLLEIIVIQIERQLDDVGLDSPREHVGFLGTLFLFIAVSALCTMIPGYLAPTGSLSTTTALALSVFVAVPFYGIAEQGVGSYLRSYARPTPIMLPFNVISEFSRTLALAVRLFGNMMSGAMIIGILLTITPFLFPVVMTALGLLTGMVQAYIFFILAAVYIAAATRVHRTDTDR; from the coding sequence GTGCAGCTAAGCCCCGACGAGATCGTGCTGTGGCAGGCCGGCTGGTTGAAGCTCAACGCGACCATCCTGTTCACCTGGGCGGTGATGCTGTTGCTGGTGCTGGGCTCATGGCTGATCACCTCGCGGCTGTCGAGCGGCGAGGCGCGCTCGCGCTGGCAGAACCTGCTAGAGATCATCGTTATCCAGATCGAGCGGCAGCTTGATGACGTCGGTCTTGATAGTCCGCGCGAGCACGTGGGGTTTCTCGGCACACTCTTCCTGTTTATCGCCGTCTCGGCACTCTGCACCATGATTCCCGGTTACCTGGCGCCCACCGGCTCGCTGTCAACCACCACCGCGCTGGCCTTGAGCGTATTCGTCGCCGTGCCTTTCTACGGCATCGCCGAACAGGGGGTGGGCAGCTACCTGCGGTCGTATGCCCGGCCGACCCCCATCATGCTGCCGTTCAACGTCATCAGTGAGTTCTCGCGGACACTGGCGCTGGCGGTGCGCCTGTTCGGCAACATGATGAGCGGGGCGATGATCATCGGCATCCTGCTGACGATCACGCCGTTCCTGTTCCCGGTCGTCATGACGGCGCTCGGCTTGCTTACCGGGATGGTACAGGCCTATATCTTCTTCATTCTGGCTGCTGTCTACATCGCGGCGGCCACGCGGGTGCACCGGACCGACACCGATCGCTGA
- a CDS encoding alternate F1F0 ATPase, F1 subunit alpha, with protein MTAPDQLLANELEQGLRGLGEACDSFAPRIGVREIGHVRSASAGIARVTGLPNVGYEELLRFPRDVMGIAFNVDADEIGVVLLGEHWQLQAGDEVERTGRVMDVPVGEELIGRVIDPLGRPLDDRPAPRGSRRLPIERPAPAIMDRAPVAEPLQTGIKVIDAMIPIGRGQRELLLGDRQTGKSSIAIDTILNQRDKNVFCLYCAIGQRTASVAKAVATLRAHGAMEYTTVVVTEGNGPPGLSYIAPYAATSIAEHLMAEGQDVLIVYDDLTQHARAYRELSLLLRRPPGREAFPGDIFYIHSRLLERATHLREEEGGGSLTALPIIETEAQDISAYIPTNLISITDGQVYLSPSLFELGMLPAVDVGKSVSRVGGKAQFKAFRREAGALKLAYAQFEELETFARFGARLDEHTRRRIDHGRRIRASLRQPEASPVPVAEQLVVLMALNEQLFERVPLERMPEAEHALRAAVTDLPEALRRRLQAGEVVTAEQHARIIEVARDAVASIAVNPEDSQEGTTS; from the coding sequence ATGACGGCGCCCGACCAGCTGCTCGCCAACGAACTCGAGCAGGGTCTGCGTGGTCTTGGCGAGGCCTGCGACTCGTTCGCGCCCCGGATCGGCGTGCGTGAAATCGGTCACGTGCGCAGTGCGTCGGCGGGTATCGCGCGGGTGACCGGATTGCCGAATGTCGGCTACGAGGAACTGCTGCGATTCCCGCGCGACGTCATGGGCATCGCGTTCAACGTCGATGCCGACGAGATCGGGGTGGTGCTGCTCGGCGAGCACTGGCAGCTCCAGGCGGGGGACGAGGTGGAACGAACCGGCCGGGTAATGGATGTGCCGGTTGGCGAGGAGCTGATCGGGCGTGTCATCGACCCGCTGGGCCGGCCGCTGGACGATCGGCCGGCGCCGCGTGGTAGTCGTCGTCTGCCGATCGAACGTCCCGCGCCGGCGATTATGGATCGCGCCCCGGTAGCCGAGCCGCTGCAGACCGGGATTAAGGTGATCGACGCCATGATCCCGATAGGCCGCGGCCAGCGGGAGCTGCTCCTTGGCGACCGCCAGACGGGCAAGAGCAGCATAGCGATCGACACCATTCTCAACCAGCGCGACAAGAACGTCTTCTGCCTTTACTGCGCGATCGGGCAGCGCACGGCGTCGGTGGCCAAGGCCGTTGCCACGCTGCGTGCGCATGGGGCGATGGAATACACCACTGTCGTGGTGACCGAGGGCAACGGCCCGCCGGGACTTTCCTACATCGCACCCTATGCGGCCACCAGCATAGCCGAGCACCTGATGGCCGAAGGGCAGGATGTGCTGATCGTCTACGACGACCTGACCCAGCATGCGCGCGCCTACCGTGAGCTCTCCCTCCTGTTGCGCCGGCCGCCGGGGCGCGAGGCCTTTCCCGGCGATATCTTCTACATCCACTCGCGGCTGCTCGAGCGGGCGACTCACCTGCGCGAGGAGGAGGGTGGCGGTTCCCTGACCGCGTTGCCCATCATCGAGACCGAGGCGCAGGACATCTCGGCCTACATTCCCACCAATCTGATATCGATCACCGACGGGCAGGTCTACCTGTCGCCGTCGCTGTTCGAGCTCGGCATGCTGCCGGCAGTCGACGTGGGCAAGTCGGTTTCCAGAGTGGGCGGCAAGGCACAGTTCAAGGCATTCCGTCGCGAAGCCGGAGCTCTCAAGCTCGCCTACGCCCAGTTCGAGGAGCTGGAAACCTTCGCCCGTTTCGGTGCGCGGCTGGACGAGCACACGCGGCGCCGAATCGATCACGGTCGACGCATTCGGGCCAGCCTGAGACAGCCAGAGGCAAGCCCGGTGCCCGTGGCCGAGCAACTGGTAGTGCTGATGGCGCTCAACGAGCAATTGTTCGAACGAGTGCCTCTGGAGCGGATGCCCGAGGCCGAGCACGCGTTGCGGGCGGCCGTGACGGACCTGCCGGAGGCCCTGCGCCGACGTCTGCAGGCGGGGGAGGTCGTGACGGCGGAGCAGCATGCACGCATCATCGAGGTGGCGCGGGATGCGGTGGCATCGATTGCGGTAAACCCGGAGGACAGTCAGGAAGGGACGACCTCGTGA
- a CDS encoding ATP synthase subunit I — protein MNDLLALPLAVIAGFALGLFFFGGLWWTVQRGVITRHPALLFIGSMVLRLAVAAGGFWLISAGDWRRLVACLAGFLVARWLVTRWTRRQQAPAKMGEESRSCS, from the coding sequence ATGAATGATCTGTTGGCCCTGCCGCTGGCCGTCATTGCCGGGTTCGCGCTGGGGCTGTTCTTCTTCGGCGGACTGTGGTGGACCGTCCAGCGTGGGGTGATCACACGTCACCCAGCGTTGCTATTCATCGGCAGCATGGTCCTGCGCCTTGCTGTGGCGGCCGGGGGCTTCTGGCTGATCTCGGCTGGCGACTGGCGACGACTGGTCGCCTGCCTGGCCGGTTTCCTGGTCGCCCGCTGGCTGGTGACACGTTGGACGCGCCGGCAGCAGGCTCCCGCCAAGATGGGCGAGGAGAGTCGATCGTGCAGCTAA
- a CDS encoding c-type cytochrome: MSKLKTSKFGLGLAAGVMALGLSTAGIAGGFNGIGANITEKAVDPWDISVFYDGTNLPKGSGTVEAGQQPYDAKCAMCHGAFGEGAEGYPKMAGDPMPAFIQSLKQGLDGVGNRGVNNAWGHAPTLFDMIKRHMPFYAPGTMGVDESYAVTCYVLNLGGIVDMDFTCSNETLADVDMPAREYYVTDTRPDVDNKRCMSDCYDEKPKVVGAAVTGVSE, from the coding sequence ATGTCCAAATTGAAAACTTCTAAGTTCGGCCTGGGTCTTGCCGCTGGTGTGATGGCCCTGGGCCTGAGCACCGCCGGTATCGCAGGCGGTTTCAACGGCATCGGCGCGAACATCACCGAGAAAGCCGTCGATCCGTGGGACATCAGTGTGTTCTACGACGGCACCAACCTGCCGAAGGGCTCGGGCACCGTCGAGGCGGGCCAGCAGCCGTATGACGCCAAGTGCGCCATGTGCCACGGCGCGTTCGGTGAAGGCGCCGAGGGCTACCCGAAGATGGCCGGCGACCCGATGCCCGCGTTCATCCAGTCCCTCAAGCAGGGCCTCGATGGCGTAGGCAACCGTGGCGTGAACAACGCTTGGGGCCACGCTCCGACGCTGTTCGACATGATCAAGCGCCACATGCCGTTCTACGCACCGGGCACCATGGGTGTTGACGAGTCCTACGCTGTCACCTGCTACGTCCTGAACCTGGGCGGCATCGTCGACATGGACTTCACCTGCAGCAACGAGACGCTCGCAGACGTCGACATGCCGGCACGTGAGTACTACGTCACCGACACCCGTCCGGACGTGGACAACAAGCGTTGCATGAGCGACTGCTACGACGAGAAGCCGAAGGTTGTCGGCGCCGCGGTAACCGGCGTCAGCGAGTAA
- a CDS encoding F0F1 ATP synthase subunit epsilon yields the protein MTLRVLLPFAVFLDRSDVVRIVAEGRSGAFGILPRRRDGVAALPPGILVVETLEQGENYVAVDEGVLVKTGREVRVSVRDALAGADLGELREAVEARFMSLDEHERSVRSVMEKLESGLIRRLAEFQHD from the coding sequence ATGACATTGCGGGTCCTGCTGCCTTTCGCTGTCTTCCTCGACCGATCGGATGTGGTCCGGATCGTGGCGGAGGGGCGCTCGGGCGCGTTCGGCATCCTGCCTCGTCGCCGGGACGGGGTGGCCGCCCTGCCTCCCGGCATACTGGTCGTCGAAACCCTCGAGCAGGGCGAGAACTATGTGGCGGTGGATGAAGGTGTGCTGGTCAAGACAGGCCGCGAAGTGCGGGTGTCGGTGCGTGATGCGCTCGCCGGTGCCGACCTTGGCGAGCTGCGCGAGGCCGTCGAGGCGCGCTTTATGAGCCTTGACGAACATGAGCGGAGCGTCCGGTCGGTGATGGAGAAACTCGAGAGCGGCCTGATCCGACGATTGGCGGAGTTCCAGCATGACTGA